Proteins encoded in a region of the Planctomycetaceae bacterium genome:
- a CDS encoding FRG domain-containing protein: protein MKWPEIVANNWKDFDNIITQMIDHGRLLKERFFFRGQSADWPLFPSFTRILNQTEGYGFLLAPFEAVVVKKFMSTARQHLLVNLVPTDDDIVGWWQLMQHYRAPTRLLDWTSSPYVAAYFAVIEHLERDGFIWVMNYSCLEKAVDAEIKKERCSTTESDTWYVRNLPQSINFIRAIDKNHSNPRAVVQQAELTYTINVFSDHGLIIQSLLDNNINSTWENKSSDVPLVERKYFKIVIPKESKRDYLARLHTANISASSLFPGLDGVGAAIKEEIDWQIHVAIKSNSKHKDTSNNPEN from the coding sequence ATGAAATGGCCAGAAATTGTAGCAAACAATTGGAAAGATTTTGATAATATCATTACCCAAATGATAGACCATGGCCGTCTTTTAAAAGAAAGGTTTTTCTTTAGGGGCCAATCTGCTGATTGGCCTCTTTTCCCATCGTTCACTAGAATCCTAAACCAGACAGAAGGCTATGGCTTTTTGCTAGCTCCGTTTGAAGCAGTAGTTGTGAAAAAATTCATGTCCACAGCTAGACAGCACCTTCTGGTAAATCTGGTGCCAACTGATGATGATATAGTTGGATGGTGGCAATTGATGCAACACTATAGGGCACCAACACGATTGTTAGACTGGACTAGCTCTCCTTATGTCGCAGCCTATTTTGCAGTCATAGAACACCTTGAGAGGGACGGTTTTATATGGGTAATGAACTATAGTTGCTTGGAAAAAGCTGTGGATGCAGAGATTAAAAAGGAGCGTTGTTCCACTACAGAAAGTGATACTTGGTATGTGCGAAACCTCCCTCAAAGTATAAATTTTATTCGTGCGATTGACAAAAATCACAGCAATCCGAGAGCAGTAGTTCAACAAGCAGAATTAACATACACAATTAATGTTTTTAGTGATCATGGTTTGATTATTCAATCTCTTCTTGATAACAATATTAACAGTACATGGGAAAATAAATCATCGGATGTTCCATTGGTTGAGCGTAAATATTTCAAGATTGTCATACCCAAGGAAAGCAAACGGGATTATTTGGCTCGTCTCCATACTGCTAATATATCAGCTTCTTCATTGTTTCCTGGATTAGACGGAGTAGGAGCAGCAATAAAAGAAGAAATTGACTGGCAAATACACGTTGCAATCAAATCAAATTCGAAACATAAAGATACTTCTAATAATCCGGAAAATTGA
- a CDS encoding PEGA domain-containing protein: protein MVRKLFLIGFFISSSFLVGCVERKLTITTEPAGALVLLNDEEIGTSPVTVGFEWYGDYNVRIAKENYATLVTHRNLPRPLRDKFPFDMFDDMFRTRIDEYAWNFKLEPYVPPVKEDMIDRAVSLRKETLIDPNAVKPKNYKPKYPKPEKKKVDKKKKTADPNTVTESKK from the coding sequence ATGGTACGGAAGCTGTTTTTAATCGGATTTTTCATAAGTTCCAGTTTTCTGGTCGGCTGTGTTGAGCGCAAGCTCACAATCACGACCGAGCCAGCCGGCGCGCTGGTACTGCTCAACGATGAGGAAATCGGCACCTCGCCGGTAACCGTCGGCTTCGAATGGTACGGCGATTACAACGTCAGAATCGCCAAAGAAAATTACGCAACCCTCGTTACCCATCGCAACTTACCACGTCCGCTGCGAGATAAATTCCCATTCGATATGTTCGATGATATGTTCCGCACGAGAATCGATGAATACGCGTGGAATTTCAAACTTGAGCCTTACGTTCCGCCGGTCAAGGAAGATATGATTGACCGTGCCGTCAGCCTGCGTAAAGAAACACTCATTGACCCAAATGCCGTCAAGCCAAAGAATTATAAGCCCAAATATCCGAAACCGGAAAAAAAGAAAGTGGATAAGAAAAAGAAGACCGCTGACCCGAACACGGTAACGGAAAGTAAAAAATAA
- the csrA gene encoding carbon storage regulator CsrA has translation MLVLSRQKNESIMIGDDVEIIIVDVRGDKVRLGITAPKTISVHRKEVYNAIQAEKAQQQNNEPVKPPTA, from the coding sequence ATGTTAGTCTTAAGCAGGCAAAAAAACGAATCGATAATGATTGGCGATGATGTGGAAATCATCATTGTTGACGTCCGCGGCGACAAGGTAAGACTTGGTATCACCGCACCGAAAACTATAAGCGTTCACCGCAAGGAGGTTTACAACGCAATTCAGGCTGAAAAAGCCCAGCAGCAGAACAACGAGCCTGTCAAACCACCGACAGCTTAA
- a CDS encoding FAD:protein FMN transferase — MQQAPRLVSVESPNRLVMNTIAKIIAVGPDEKTAQASINAAFDEVYRLEKLMNRFDPNSQLSLVNRQGAKEPVKVDRDLFEILQKSIYYSKLTDGAFDITVGPLVDMWRKCAEANSIPTEQQLADVKKIIGCDKIILDANDYSVKLAVEGMRLDLGGIAKGFAADKAQAIMESRGATGGLVDLGGQIGCFGTTQNGGKWIIGIRNPSRDAADNIIMKLELSDMAASTSGNYERFYKIAGKKFSHIFNLQTEQSAELISSDTIICPNGTQSDALSTAVNIMGAAKGLELIEKIENTEAIIVPIEDKNKLIKSKGAEKFIVAD, encoded by the coding sequence ATGCAGCAAGCACCTCGGCTTGTATCCGTCGAAAGCCCAAACAGGCTTGTGATGAACACCATTGCGAAAATCATAGCGGTTGGGCCGGATGAGAAAACCGCACAGGCAAGCATCAACGCCGCGTTTGATGAGGTGTATCGGCTTGAAAAACTAATGAACCGGTTCGACCCTAATTCACAATTATCGCTCGTTAATCGTCAGGGGGCGAAAGAGCCGGTAAAAGTTGACAGGGATTTGTTCGAGATTCTGCAAAAATCAATTTATTACAGCAAACTAACCGATGGCGCGTTTGATATCACAGTTGGGCCGCTTGTGGATATGTGGAGAAAATGTGCAGAGGCAAATTCGATACCGACAGAACAGCAGCTTGCCGATGTGAAAAAAATTATCGGCTGCGACAAAATAATCCTCGACGCTAATGATTATTCCGTAAAATTAGCAGTCGAAGGTATGCGGCTGGATTTGGGTGGAATCGCAAAAGGGTTTGCCGCTGACAAGGCGCAGGCGATAATGGAAAGCCGCGGCGCAACCGGCGGACTCGTTGATTTAGGCGGACAAATCGGATGCTTCGGCACAACTCAAAATGGCGGCAAATGGATTATTGGGATTCGCAATCCGTCGAGAGATGCAGCCGACAATATCATTATGAAACTGGAGCTTTCAGATATGGCCGCTTCGACCAGCGGAAATTACGAACGCTTTTACAAAATCGCCGGCAAAAAATTCAGCCATATCTTCAATCTGCAAACAGAACAAAGCGCCGAGTTAATTTCAAGCGATACGATTATCTGCCCGAACGGTACTCAATCAGATGCACTCTCAACTGCGGTAAATATTATGGGCGCGGCAAAAGGTCTTGAGTTGATTGAAAAAATCGAAAACACAGAAGCGATAATCGTTCCCATTGAAGATAAAAACAAATTGATAAAAAGCAAAGGTGCGGAAAAATTTATCGTTGCAGATTAA
- a CDS encoding TIGR03960 family B12-binding radical SAM protein — protein MKNKKVNILDDLIRQQLLPFVRTPSRYIGGEVNQIKKDLDKCDLKIGLCFPDVYEIGASHTGLAIIYEALNRQPNIAAERIFLPWHDAQDVMKQKYIPLYTLESKAAAKDFDVIGFSLTNELCYTNVLNALDLVGIPLRSDDRGEDDPIILGGAGMANCCEPIAPFFDMFLLGQAEEAIVELSKFLVENKNLSKKDLLAEVANKFSFIYVPPFYKAGITKISDAVVDDLDTSVVPEKPIVPFMQPVHERISIEVMRGCPGRCNFCQASFCRRPIRFRSPQRILEIAKKVYDATGFDTIGLLSLSTADYPYLEEVIASLNEYFEPKKVGISLPSLRVDVQLKLLPKLATSVRKSGLTIAVEAASERLRKIINKPITDENLFAAVEEAYRNGFESVKLYFMTGLPGETEDDIKNIVKLCFELATLRKKVCNRTASITAAVSWFVPKPHTPFSWAPQQSAEYFQRAKEIILDEKKRFGARFLNFKFHHIQRSVLESVIGRGDRKIADVIEYAYKTGARFDLWDECFNFEIWEKAFENFGLNVHQLSARKFEVDETLPWEHLGGPDKNYLLKHLQQN, from the coding sequence ATGAAGAATAAAAAAGTCAATATTTTGGATGATTTAATCCGGCAGCAGTTACTGCCGTTTGTGCGCACGCCGTCACGCTATATCGGCGGCGAAGTCAATCAGATAAAAAAAGATTTAGACAAATGCGATTTGAAAATCGGCCTTTGCTTCCCCGATGTATATGAAATCGGCGCAAGTCATACAGGCCTGGCGATTATATACGAAGCCCTGAACCGACAGCCGAACATTGCAGCAGAGCGGATTTTCCTGCCCTGGCACGATGCGCAGGATGTAATGAAGCAGAAATACATTCCGCTATATACGCTCGAATCGAAAGCCGCGGCAAAAGACTTCGACGTTATCGGGTTCAGCCTTACAAATGAGTTATGTTATACAAATGTATTGAACGCACTCGACCTTGTCGGCATTCCATTGCGCAGCGATGATCGCGGCGAAGATGACCCGATTATTCTCGGCGGGGCTGGAATGGCGAATTGCTGTGAGCCGATTGCGCCGTTTTTTGATATGTTCCTTCTCGGCCAGGCCGAAGAAGCGATAGTTGAGTTGTCAAAATTTTTGGTTGAGAATAAAAATCTCTCGAAAAAAGATTTACTCGCCGAGGTTGCGAATAAATTTTCCTTTATTTATGTTCCGCCTTTTTATAAGGCGGGCATAACAAAAATTTCCGATGCGGTTGTCGATGATTTGGATACTTCAGTTGTCCCAGAAAAACCGATTGTGCCTTTTATGCAGCCGGTGCACGAACGGATTAGTATTGAAGTTATGCGAGGCTGTCCCGGCCGGTGTAATTTCTGTCAGGCAAGTTTCTGCCGCAGACCGATTCGCTTTAGAAGTCCGCAGAGAATTTTGGAGATTGCCAAAAAAGTGTACGACGCCACAGGCTTTGATACGATTGGTCTGTTGAGTCTTTCAACGGCTGACTATCCATATCTTGAAGAAGTGATAGCTTCTCTCAACGAATATTTTGAGCCGAAGAAAGTTGGAATTTCGCTTCCGAGTTTGCGTGTTGATGTTCAGTTGAAACTGCTGCCGAAATTGGCGACATCAGTTCGCAAGAGCGGCTTGACAATCGCGGTCGAAGCGGCAAGTGAGCGGTTGAGAAAAATTATCAATAAGCCGATAACCGATGAAAATCTTTTCGCTGCGGTTGAAGAAGCGTATAGAAATGGTTTCGAGTCTGTGAAATTATATTTCATGACAGGCCTTCCTGGCGAGACGGAGGATGATATTAAAAATATCGTTAAGCTTTGTTTTGAGCTTGCGACATTGCGAAAGAAAGTTTGCAACAGAACCGCGAGTATCACCGCGGCCGTAAGCTGGTTTGTTCCGAAGCCTCACACGCCTTTCAGCTGGGCGCCGCAGCAGAGTGCGGAGTATTTCCAGCGGGCAAAGGAAATTATTCTTGATGAGAAAAAAAGGTTTGGCGCAAGATTTTTGAATTTTAAATTCCATCATATTCAGCGCAGTGTTCTCGAATCCGTGATAGGCCGCGGCGACAGAAAAATCGCTGATGTGATTGAGTATGCGTATAAGACCGGCGCGAGATTTGATTTGTGGGATGAGTGTTTCAATTTTGAAATCTGGGAAAAGGCGTTTGAGAATTTCGGTTTAAATGTCCATCAGCTTTCGGCAAGAAAATTTGAAGTTGATGAAACTTTGCCGTGGGAGCATCTCGGCGGGCCGGATAAAAATTATTTGTTGAAACATCTGCAGCAAAACTAA
- a CDS encoding cysteine hydrolase: MKTALLLIDIQNDYFPGGALELENTVEAANNTAKLLAAARKVKLPVIHIQHINKRPGATFFVAGTKGVEIHNSVAPIAGEKIIVKHYPNSFRDTELNKFLQEHNIHDLIICGMMSHMCVHATARAACDFGYECFVAHDACATKAVMFNNHKVSATDVHDAFMAALNGLYAQMKTTDEIASAIEAKII; the protein is encoded by the coding sequence ATGAAAACTGCACTTTTGTTAATTGATATTCAAAATGATTATTTTCCCGGCGGCGCACTCGAATTGGAAAATACAGTTGAGGCCGCGAACAATACCGCTAAATTATTGGCCGCAGCAAGAAAAGTAAAATTGCCTGTCATTCATATTCAGCATATAAACAAACGGCCGGGCGCAACTTTTTTTGTCGCCGGCACAAAAGGCGTTGAGATTCATAACTCCGTTGCGCCAATCGCAGGCGAGAAAATCATCGTCAAACATTATCCGAATAGTTTCAGAGATACAGAGCTAAATAAATTTTTACAGGAACATAACATTCATGATCTGATTATTTGCGGAATGATGTCGCACATGTGCGTACACGCGACGGCTCGCGCGGCCTGCGATTTTGGATATGAATGCTTTGTCGCTCACGATGCCTGCGCAACTAAAGCTGTGATGTTTAACAACCACAAGGTTTCGGCGACAGATGTACATGACGCTTTTATGGCCGCTCTGAATGGTTTATATGCACAAATGAAAACTACTGACGAAATTGCCTCCGCTATTGAGGCGAAAATAATTTAG
- a CDS encoding GNAT family N-acetyltransferase, giving the protein MSHKIELVAMPPEAVEKFLAEGIAHCLMFEITKDLLPEVVAQDAMLRYRSGQDWFWCLPRFFKNLSDGAIVGSACFKNSPDNGLVDIGYGILDSYGGKGFASAGIAAILNEAFNRPEVKGVTAETSVDNIASQRVLEKNGFKKTGTREDPEDGSLIVWKCMRKK; this is encoded by the coding sequence ATGAGCCATAAAATAGAACTTGTCGCAATGCCTCCGGAGGCAGTTGAAAAATTTCTCGCTGAAGGAATTGCTCACTGTCTGATGTTTGAAATTACAAAAGACCTGCTTCCTGAAGTTGTGGCACAAGATGCAATGTTGCGATATCGCAGCGGACAGGATTGGTTCTGGTGCTTGCCGAGATTTTTCAAAAATTTATCTGACGGAGCAATCGTTGGTTCGGCTTGTTTCAAAAATTCGCCAGACAATGGTCTGGTAGATATCGGTTACGGAATTTTGGATTCATACGGCGGTAAAGGATTTGCTTCGGCAGGTATTGCCGCGATTTTAAATGAAGCCTTCAACAGGCCTGAAGTAAAAGGTGTAACCGCGGAAACATCTGTTGATAATATCGCTTCACAGCGTGTGCTTGAGAAAAACGGTTTCAAAAAAACAGGGACAAGAGAAGACCCGGAAGACGGTTCTCTGATAGTATGGAAATGTATGAGGAAAAAATGA
- a CDS encoding carbon starvation protein A, translated as MIPLIVILTMVILFIGYRTYGRVIAKQMNLDDSSKTPAVEINDGVDYVPAKMQMLLGQHFSAIAAAGPIVGPVLAGLWFGWLPALLWLVIGAIFIGGVHDFYSLVASVRHKAASIGEIVKQYTPKSVYISFLIFVWLTLIYVIIAFTDITANTFKTTVQSEAYGPAVAASSIMYLLLAIALGILLYRFKINLTLATIIFVPLVLFIVWYGHRCPQVVLDALASLSVKQWDVILLAYCFVASVIPMWLLLQPRGYLGGWMLYAVIIVGFIGAFSGKFPVQYPAVNLDGFASLANGKMLIPTLFITIACGACSGFHGVVSSGTTSKQLAKEKDAMPIGYGSMLLESLVGVLALITVMILPKGDALISGDPNLIYANGIARYLGLVGVKFQLAFPFALLVFSTFVYDTLDVCTRLARYIFQELTGLQSRIGGVIAAVASLVLPFIFLMLVKEKGYLVAWPIFGSSNQLLAALTLLAVSIWLKKTGKKAIYAIVPMIFMLVMTLWSLVNLITPLAKSLPAIMHGQTVKIDIIIAGVCGTVFLLLSLVLIKEACGVLLFNKKK; from the coding sequence ATGATTCCGCTAATTGTAATTTTGACAATGGTAATTTTGTTTATTGGCTATCGCACTTATGGACGCGTTATTGCCAAACAGATGAATCTTGATGATTCCAGTAAAACCCCGGCTGTGGAAATAAACGACGGCGTTGATTATGTGCCGGCGAAAATGCAGATGCTTCTCGGTCAGCATTTTTCAGCGATTGCCGCGGCGGGGCCGATTGTCGGGCCTGTACTTGCGGGACTTTGGTTCGGCTGGCTGCCTGCGCTTCTTTGGCTTGTTATCGGCGCAATATTCATCGGCGGAGTTCACGATTTTTACAGTCTGGTCGCTTCGGTTCGTCACAAGGCCGCGAGTATCGGCGAAATTGTCAAACAATATACGCCAAAATCAGTTTACATAAGTTTTCTTATCTTTGTGTGGCTTACGCTGATTTATGTTATCATCGCTTTTACAGACATAACCGCCAACACATTTAAAACCACAGTACAAAGCGAAGCGTACGGGCCGGCGGTCGCCGCGTCTTCTATTATGTATCTGCTGCTCGCGATAGCGCTGGGAATTTTACTTTACCGTTTCAAAATCAATCTCACACTGGCAACGATAATTTTTGTTCCGCTGGTTTTATTTATTGTTTGGTATGGGCACAGATGTCCGCAGGTTGTTCTTGATGCGCTGGCGAGTCTTTCTGTTAAGCAATGGGATGTGATTCTGCTGGCGTATTGTTTTGTCGCTTCGGTTATTCCGATGTGGCTGCTGCTTCAGCCGCGAGGTTATCTCGGCGGATGGATGCTCTATGCCGTTATCATTGTCGGATTTATCGGCGCATTCAGCGGAAAATTTCCGGTACAATATCCGGCTGTAAATCTCGATGGTTTCGCAAGCCTTGCAAACGGCAAAATGCTGATACCGACATTATTCATCACTATAGCGTGCGGCGCGTGCTCCGGTTTTCACGGCGTAGTCTCTTCCGGCACAACATCCAAACAACTCGCGAAAGAAAAAGACGCAATGCCGATTGGCTACGGCTCGATGCTTCTGGAAAGTCTTGTCGGAGTACTTGCGCTTATAACAGTTATGATTCTTCCAAAAGGCGATGCGCTTATCAGCGGCGACCCGAATTTGATTTACGCAAACGGAATCGCGCGATATCTCGGCCTTGTCGGCGTAAAATTTCAACTGGCTTTTCCTTTCGCGCTTTTAGTTTTCTCGACATTTGTTTACGACACGCTCGATGTCTGCACAAGACTTGCACGTTATATCTTTCAGGAATTGACGGGTTTGCAGAGCAGAATCGGCGGCGTTATCGCAGCGGTTGCGAGTCTGGTGCTGCCGTTTATTTTTCTGATGCTTGTAAAGGAAAAAGGTTATTTGGTCGCATGGCCGATTTTCGGAAGCAGCAATCAACTGCTGGCGGCGCTTACGCTTTTGGCTGTTTCAATCTGGCTGAAGAAAACCGGAAAGAAAGCGATTTACGCAATTGTGCCAATGATTTTTATGCTCGTAATGACGCTGTGGTCGCTGGTTAATTTAATTACACCGCTGGCCAAATCTCTGCCTGCGATTATGCACGGCCAAACTGTGAAAATAGACATTATCATCGCGGGCGTTTGCGGAACTGTTTTTCTGCTGTTGAGTCTGGTGCTGATTAAGGAAGCCTGCGGAGTACTGTTGTTTAATAAAAAGAAATAA
- a CDS encoding TIGR00730 family Rossman fold protein codes for MSDKIDRFGVEAEETWRVFRIMAEFVEAFEELATIGPAVSIFGSARTKKNDKYYKLTVKTAEILAKAGFAIISGGGGGIMEAANKGAAKVGGKSVGLNIDLPHEQKPNQYQNLSLHFKYFFCRKVMFLKYANGFIAFPGGYGTVDEFSEALVLIQTFKQAYFPVILMGSEYWGGLVDWMKKTMLKKHKYIGQNDMDVFTVCDDPQKAADIIIEFQQSGKQGGIQEPAGLKKPLHPFCYKK; via the coding sequence ATGAGCGACAAAATAGACAGGTTCGGCGTTGAGGCAGAAGAAACATGGCGCGTGTTCAGAATAATGGCTGAATTCGTCGAAGCGTTTGAAGAGCTTGCGACAATAGGGCCTGCGGTTTCCATATTCGGCTCGGCACGAACAAAAAAGAATGATAAGTATTACAAGCTCACTGTAAAAACAGCGGAGATTCTGGCAAAGGCAGGCTTCGCAATCATCAGCGGCGGCGGCGGCGGTATTATGGAAGCCGCGAACAAAGGCGCTGCTAAAGTCGGCGGGAAAAGCGTCGGCCTGAATATCGATTTGCCGCACGAACAAAAACCAAATCAATATCAAAACCTTTCTCTGCACTTCAAATATTTCTTTTGCAGAAAAGTGATGTTCCTCAAATACGCCAACGGCTTTATCGCCTTTCCGGGCGGATACGGCACAGTTGACGAATTCAGCGAAGCACTGGTTTTGATACAGACATTCAAACAGGCGTATTTTCCGGTAATTCTTATGGGCAGCGAATATTGGGGCGGTCTTGTGGATTGGATGAAAAAGACAATGCTCAAAAAACACAAATATATTGGCCAGAATGATATGGATGTTTTCACCGTCTGCGACGACCCGCAGAAAGCCGCGGACATAATTATCGAATTTCAGCAGTCCGGTAAACAAGGTGGAATACAGGAACCGGCAGGATTGAAAAAGCCTTTGCATCCATTCTGTTATAAAAAATAA
- the nth gene encoding endonuclease III, whose amino-acid sequence MSKKNTLKIDKQQAAERVKAIFPILKKTYPNAKCALDHINPLELLVATILSAQCTDVRVNIVTKTLFKKYKTAADWANAPLEQIEQDVKTTGFYRNKAFNIKNACQKLIDNFSGKVPSTMDELLTLNGVGRKTANVLLGNAFDTPGVVCDTHVIRLSRRLALSENSDPVKLEFDLMEIVPKKNWTLFSHLIVFHGRNICQARKPKCDVCQIAKYCPAIDNPKLL is encoded by the coding sequence ATGAGTAAAAAAAATACTTTGAAAATAGACAAACAACAAGCTGCTGAACGAGTAAAAGCGATTTTTCCAATATTGAAAAAAACATATCCGAACGCAAAATGCGCGCTGGACCACATAAATCCGCTTGAGCTGCTTGTCGCAACGATTCTTTCGGCGCAGTGTACCGATGTGCGGGTGAACATCGTTACAAAAACGCTTTTCAAAAAATACAAGACCGCTGCCGACTGGGCAAACGCACCGCTTGAGCAAATCGAACAGGATGTAAAAACTACCGGCTTCTACCGCAATAAGGCATTCAATATTAAAAACGCCTGTCAAAAACTCATCGATAACTTCAGCGGCAAAGTTCCATCAACAATGGATGAACTGCTTACGCTCAACGGCGTTGGCAGAAAAACCGCGAATGTGCTGCTGGGCAATGCGTTTGACACGCCGGGCGTTGTGTGCGATACTCACGTAATAAGATTGAGCCGACGGCTGGCGCTTTCGGAAAACAGCGACCCTGTTAAACTCGAATTCGACCTTATGGAAATTGTACCGAAGAAAAACTGGACGCTGTTCAGTCATCTGATTGTTTTTCACGGCAGAAATATCTGTCAGGCAAGAAAACCAAAATGCGATGTCTGCCAGATTGCGAAATACTGCCCTGCGATAGATAATCCGAAATTATTATAA
- a CDS encoding thioredoxin family protein — protein sequence MDDGMNRKLFIPLIIAAFLPTVFCTAAEQVSDELAAIQIILQHPAVTPGVSSAIEIKLDVAKDWHFYADGENALKITAQGNKLYFSKPVFTKSHPYFDKLTNQNINVYSETFSVFIPFTTDANSTTADVNIVIEGVACNNQLCKKANYQLSKTITISADAQMDSPVFDIPSQTMKIAQSQNVVAPMTAKHIILPLAILAGLLLNVMPCVWPILPIIVMRLVTQAQRGKAKSLALGVAFGLGIILFFAVLAAVNIILKLSFGLVFQWADQFRNPVFRTGMSLLIVLLALYMFGLFSFGIPASVSSGKQKGGFIGSVGMGFLAAVLSTPCSFAILTFVLAWAQTQPIPLATITILLIGVGMAAPYVILTMIPKLLNEIPKPGRWMELFKHATGFILLILGVGFLKSLGEDKIINILYYTVVLTVCVWLWGVCVSYDTPQAKKYSIRFIAVLLALIFSFFLLTAPQKRSINWQPYDANMITQSQNYGKPVLIKFTATWCFSCKILDKTVYSSQEVADLIKQKGVLAIMADTTDFGPADTALKNIYNEPAIPVTILLLPKREPVRLRGNLIKNELITTLKSLTDGRKNE from the coding sequence ATGGATGATGGAATGAACAGAAAACTGTTTATACCGTTAATAATCGCAGCGTTTTTGCCGACGGTTTTCTGCACGGCGGCTGAACAGGTAAGCGACGAACTTGCGGCAATACAAATTATTCTTCAGCATCCTGCTGTTACGCCCGGCGTAAGCAGCGCAATAGAAATAAAATTAGACGTTGCAAAAGACTGGCATTTTTACGCTGACGGTGAAAACGCACTCAAAATCACCGCACAAGGAAACAAACTATATTTTTCCAAACCTGTGTTTACAAAATCGCATCCATACTTTGACAAATTAACAAATCAAAACATAAATGTTTACAGTGAGACATTCAGCGTTTTCATTCCATTTACTACGGACGCAAACAGTACAACCGCGGATGTGAACATCGTGATTGAAGGCGTGGCGTGCAATAATCAGTTATGCAAGAAAGCAAACTATCAGCTTTCCAAAACAATAACAATCTCCGCGGATGCACAAATGGATTCGCCGGTGTTTGACATTCCTTCGCAAACAATGAAAATTGCACAAAGCCAGAACGTCGTCGCACCGATGACGGCTAAACATATCATTTTACCTTTGGCGATACTTGCCGGTTTGCTTTTGAATGTTATGCCTTGTGTTTGGCCGATATTGCCGATTATCGTAATGCGGTTAGTAACACAGGCACAACGTGGCAAAGCGAAAAGTCTTGCGCTCGGCGTAGCGTTCGGGCTGGGCATAATTTTATTCTTCGCGGTGTTGGCGGCGGTAAATATTATTCTCAAGTTGAGCTTCGGCCTTGTGTTTCAATGGGCAGACCAATTCAGAAATCCTGTTTTCAGAACCGGTATGTCTCTTCTAATTGTTTTACTTGCGCTGTATATGTTTGGACTGTTTAGTTTCGGCATTCCCGCATCAGTCAGCAGCGGCAAACAAAAAGGCGGCTTCATCGGCTCTGTTGGTATGGGCTTTCTCGCCGCGGTTTTGAGTACGCCCTGCAGTTTCGCAATTCTTACTTTTGTTCTCGCCTGGGCACAAACGCAACCAATCCCACTGGCCACAATAACAATACTTCTAATTGGCGTTGGGATGGCGGCGCCTTATGTCATACTCACAATGATTCCAAAACTGCTTAATGAAATTCCAAAGCCTGGCCGATGGATGGAATTATTCAAACACGCCACTGGTTTTATTTTGCTAATTCTTGGTGTGGGGTTTCTAAAATCGTTAGGTGAAGATAAAATTATAAATATTCTTTACTATACAGTTGTACTTACAGTTTGCGTATGGCTGTGGGGAGTATGCGTAAGTTATGACACTCCACAGGCGAAAAAATATTCAATCAGATTCATCGCTGTACTGCTGGCTTTGATTTTTTCGTTTTTTCTTTTGACCGCTCCGCAAAAAAGATCGATTAACTGGCAGCCTTACGACGCCAACATGATAACTCAATCACAAAACTATGGCAAACCCGTTCTAATAAAATTTACTGCTACTTGGTGTTTTTCCTGCAAGATATTAGATAAAACTGTTTATTCCAGTCAAGAGGTGGCTGATTTAATAAAACAGAAAGGCGTTCTTGCAATCATGGCTGATACTACAGATTTTGGCCCGGCAGACACCGCTTTAAAAAACATTTATAATGAACCTGCTATACCAGTTACTATTTTGCTTCTGCCAAAACGTGAACCCGTAAGATTACGAGGAAACCTGATTAAAAACGAGCTTATAACAACATTGAAGAGTCTTACAGATGGCAGAAAAAATGAGTAA